A single Asterias rubens chromosome 13, eAstRub1.3, whole genome shotgun sequence DNA region contains:
- the LOC117298895 gene encoding serine/arginine-rich splicing factor 4-like, producing the protein MGSHSKKHKKSRHRSGSRSPSSNAPRHRKSHRRSRSRSVSRSSSDSIRTDRRNKSKKHYRSRSGSRHRSRSRSPLDRYSRRRSRSRSRGRDYQSSKYYRRSRSRSVSRSRRRSRTRSRTPSRSRRRTRSKSSSLERSSKCSSRSRSETTEKVKVTAETVKEKMQRAIEAAASANDKLKEKGLFHESKSELASIVDERLKQQAIAEIEEDSFRPNTFLSGQSKSKGSTKINKEQNHDNAIFGSAAVTVQGLNGPAYKRNQTIFYKTVNRGELASSLLAKSSEDKMEAWIEKLQRMRTEKIQANPEYFKKLLNIGSKSDI; encoded by the exons ATGGGAAGCCACAGTAAGAAGCACAAGAAGAGCAGACATCGGTCTGGTTCCAGGAGCCCTAGTAGCAATGCACCAAG ACACCGGAAGTCTCATCGGAGGTCGAGATCTCGATCAGTCAGTAGAAGTAGCAGTGATTCTATACGCACCGACAGAAGAAACAAATCCAAGAAACATTATCGATCTCGCTCTGGATCTAGACATCGCAGTAGAAGCAG gtCCCCATTGGATCGCTACAGTAGGAGGAGATCACGTAGTAGATCAAGAGGCAGAGATTACCAGTCTAGTAAATATTACAGGAGATCGAGATCACGTAGTGTCAGTAGATCACGTAGAAG atCTCGCACACGCTCAAGAACTCCAAGTAGAAGCCGGAGAAGAACTCGCTCAAAAAGTTCGTCTTTAGAGCGCTCGTCAAAATGTTCCAGCCGCTCACGAAGTGAGACCACAGAGAAAGTCAAG gtaacagctgaaacagttaaAGAGAAGATGCAGAGAGCTATTGAAGCAGCAG CCTCAGCAAATGACAAACTGAAAGAGAAAGGACTTTTCCATGAAAGCAAATCTG AACTTGCAAGTATTGTGGATGAGAGACTGAAGCAGCAAGCCATTGCAGAAATCGAGGAGGATTCTTTCAGACCAAACACCTTCCTGTCGGGACAAAGCAAG TCAAAAGGCTCGACCAAGATAAACAAAGAACAGAATCATGATAATGCTATATTTGGCAGTGCTGCTGTCACAGTACAAGGACTTAATGGACCAGCATACAAGAGGAATCAAACTATATTTTATAAAACTGTCAACCGAGGGGAGCTAGCTAGTTCGCTG TTAGCCAAGTCATCTGAGGACAAGATGGAAGCATGGATTGAGAAACTACAAAGGATGAGGACAGAAAAGATTCAAGCAAATCCAGAATACTTCAAGAAACTTCTGAATATTGGTTCCAAGTCAGATATCTGA